In Mariluticola halotolerans, one DNA window encodes the following:
- a CDS encoding DUF4389 domain-containing protein encodes MTDTVPYAARLDIEYPERLDRLTTFFRLIWAIPILVILGLLTSSGSDEGSGILAGLFLATLLMIVFRQKYPRWWFDFALQFNRFNMRVAAYLFLLTDKYPSTDEPQNVHLDLDYPDAENGLNRWLPLIKWFLAIPHYLVLVVLLTGVIAATLIAWFVILFTGRYPRGLFDFVVGTLRWGTRVWAYAWLLITDDYPPFSFK; translated from the coding sequence ATGACCGATACTGTTCCTTACGCGGCGCGGCTGGATATTGAATATCCGGAACGCCTTGACCGCTTGACCACATTTTTCCGGCTGATCTGGGCCATTCCCATTCTGGTTATTCTCGGGTTGCTCACCAGCTCCGGCAGCGATGAAGGGAGCGGCATTTTGGCCGGACTTTTCCTCGCAACCCTTTTGATGATTGTTTTCAGGCAGAAATATCCACGCTGGTGGTTTGATTTCGCCCTTCAGTTCAACCGCTTCAACATGCGGGTGGCGGCCTATCTATTTTTGTTGACCGACAAATATCCATCCACCGATGAGCCCCAGAATGTGCATCTCGATCTGGATTACCCGGACGCGGAAAATGGGCTCAATCGCTGGTTGCCGCTGATAAAATGGTTTCTGGCCATCCCGCATTATTTGGTTCTGGTCGTGCTGCTTACCGGCGTGATCGCGGCGACCCTCATTGCCTGGTTCGTCATCCTTTTTACCGGGCGCTACCCCCGTGGCCTGTTCGATTTTGTCGTTGGCACCCTGCGCTGGGGCACGCGGGTCTGGGCTTATGCCTGGCTGCTGATCACGGACGATTATCCGCCTTTCAGCTTTAAATAG